From Etheostoma spectabile isolate EspeVRDwgs_2016 chromosome 19, UIUC_Espe_1.0, whole genome shotgun sequence, the proteins below share one genomic window:
- the pnp5a gene encoding purine nucleoside phosphorylase 5a, which translates to MFPETKNGYTYEDCKATADWLLAQTDVRPKVGIVCGSGLGGLADMLKDQVAFNYKDIPNFPQSTVHGHAGRLVFGTLKGRPCVCMQGRFHLYEGYSIQKITLPIRIFKLLGVETVMLTNAAGGLNQDFKVGDIMIIKDHLNMPGFAGNNPLSGPNDERFGVRFPCMSDAYDRELQQMGMDVGQELGYGDFLKEGVYCVLGGPSFETIAESRMLHKLGADAVGMSTAPEVIVARHCGMRVFALSLITNQAVMDYDSAEKANHEEVLQIGKQRAEQLERLVSTMVTKIEHNNN; encoded by the exons ATGTTTCCAGAAACAAAAAATGG CTACACCTATGAGGACTGCAAGGCCactgctgattggctgctggCCCAGACAGACGTCCGACCCAAAGTGGGCATCGTGTGCGGCTCGGGGCTCGGAGGGCTGGCTGACATGTTAAAGGACCAGGTAGCCTTCAACTACAAGGACATCCCCAACTTTCCACAAAGCACTG TGCACGGACATGCAGGTCGGCTGGTGTTCGGCACCTTAAAGGGGAGGCCGTGTGTTTGCATGCAGGGGCGCTTCCACTTGTACGAGGGCTACTCAATCCAGAAG ATCACGCTGCCTATACGCATCTTCAAGCTGCTCGGTGTGGAGACGGTGATGCTGACCAATGCAGCCGGAGGCCTCAATCAGGACTTCAAAGTGGGAGACATCATGATCATCAAAGACCACCTCAACATGCCAGGGTTCGCTGGCAACAATCCGCTGTCTGGTCCCAACGATGAGAG GTTCGGTGTGCGTTTCCCCTGCATGTCTGACGCCTACGACAGAGAGCTGCAGCAGATGGGCATGGATGTGGGACAGGAGCTTGGCTACGGAGACTTCCTGAAGGAGGGCGTCTACTGCGTGCTGGGCGGACCCTCGTTTGAAACCATTGCCGAGTCCCGTATGCTGCACAAACTGGGCGCTGATGCTGTTG GCATGAGCACGGCCCCCGAGGTGATTGTGGCGCGTCACTGCGGCATGCGCGTCTTCGCCCTCTCCTTGATCACCAACCAGGCGGTGATGGACTACGACAGCGCAGAGAAGGCCAATCACGAGGAGGTCCTTCAGATAGGCAAGCAGCGAGCGGAGCAGCTGGAGCGGCTGGTTTCCACCATGGTGACCAAGATCGAGCACAACAACAACTAG